In Puniceicoccaceae bacterium, the genomic stretch CTGTAATTTCATGCCCTTCTTCGAGCAACTGCTCCCACACCCATTGGAGATGGTGAAGGTAGGCCTGATCCAGGAATCGGGGTGAATCGGGAGCAACAAATGCAAGCTTCATAACGAGGGTGGCAAAGGGTTTCGGGCATCAATAACTCAAATAACCCATCATGACGTTAACGCAACAGTATCAACCCTAGTGGAAATCCCATCCGCAACAACCCCTTTTTACAATTGCAGGTAATGTTGGAACTAATGTTCTTCGTTCACACGAACACCCGAAGCGTTCGCGCGTAGATTTCAACCATCCTCAGCTTGAGTGGATTTCACGAGCTACACGATTTCAAATTCGAATCCAACCTGCAATTCTGCTCCCAACAGCAAGTTACTTTGCACGATAACCTGAGGATCCACCCCTGTTGATCGAATGCAAAGAGAACCAGCATCATCACCACTTTCGATCATTGCCGTTCCTGCAACATCCAGGCCTTCCCAACTTTTTTCTGAATCGAATTCAAGCAGCAAGCGCTCAGAAAGCAGATCTTTGATCCACACTCGATGAATCAGGATGCGCATCTCGCTGACAGCAAAATCGAATCGAACCGTGTGCGTTTTGGGGTCGAACGGCAACGTACACTCGATTTGAACTCGTCCAAATTTTATGTAATGCATCTCTTTCGAACCCTTTTCAGAGAGACCGTCATCTCCGCCAAAATAAACACGGAATTCCTCTGTATTCGAAGATTCTTCGCGCATCTCAGCTTCCTTCCACAATCGAACCAGCAACAGTGCGATCATCTCGCTGTGAGAAGCCCAACTTTTTCGATGTTTCAACATCATGTACTGAATCAAATTCGCACGAATCGGATTCGCCGTCGAAAATACCATGGATGCAAAATTTCGCCGGTAATAAAATAGTTCTTCTGGCAGGATATCACCCTCAACTCCAGCATCTTCAAGCGTTAACAAAAAATCCCAATCTTCGTATGAATTCATACACTCGTCGTAACCTTCCGTAATATTAAACAGCTCTCGACGATATAGATTTGTGCACTTTCCACTTGTATTCAGATACGGCATCAGCTTGCTCACATATCCAATCGGATAGTAAGGAGTATCGAAGGCTCCAAAGTTTCTCGTGTAACAACTCACATAGCCCAGGTCCGGGCAACTCTCAAGAGCCGTAACCGCCTTATTCAAATATTCGGGATGAAGCAGATCATCCGAATCCAGCGGTAATACATATTTCCCTTTGCTCGCGCGAATGCCCGCATTCCGGGCAGCACTCAACCCCCTGTTGCATTGCTCGACCTTCACCACCCCTTCAAGAGAATCAAAGCAACGCTTTGCGGCAGGACTCGTTGATCCATCGTTGACAACAACAATTTCCAATTCTGGATAGTTGCTCGAACGAACACTTTCGAGTGTTTCACTCAACGTAGTTGCTTGGTTGAAAAATGGAATGACCACAGAAACAAGAGGCTTATCATTTTGATCTGAAAACGATCTCTCTTTCACTGCAGTGTAGTTTGCTTCCATTCGAAGGGCAGTAGTCGTTGGATGTGTAAGTTCTCGAGCACGAGCCACTGCTGCATTTGATATGCGCTGCAAACGCGATTCGTCTTCCAACAGCTCAAGCAAGAGTCCAGCAAGTGCACTTGCATTCTTTGGGTCAATGACCATACCGCTGTGATCTGTCTCAATCATCTCCGACATTCCTCCAGAGCGTGACGCAAGCACAACACATCCTTTTGACATCGACTCAAGACATGCATTTGCCCAATTCTCCCAACGAGATGGCAATACAATAATGCCTGTTTCCGATAACAAGCGATCAACCTGATCATAGGGAACTCCCCCTCGAAACTGAATTCGATTCAACATCTTTTCGGGGATCGTGCTTTGCAGCACTTCTGTATAGGTTCGGTTAAAAAAATGCGCATTTCGTTCCACGCCAACCAGCTCAAACTGCAGATCAGGACGCTTTTCCAGCACCTCCACAGCAGCTCTGACAAAAACGTCAACACCCTTTCGAACCTGAATCGAACCGAAAAAACGAATCGTTTTCAGATCCCGTTTCGCCATCGGAAGAGTCGGTTCCGAAAAATCGAGGTAGAGTGGATACGGACAAATAGAAATATCATTCCTCCCTACCCGATCCGAAAAATAGTCCGCCAATGACTGAGAGGGAGAGGTCACTTTATCTGCATTTCGAACGCAATAGTCCTCCATCTCCATATCACACACCACCCAAGCCGCAAACTCTCTGTCTTCATTGATGGTTTCAAGCAAGGAGAGCGGTGTGTGACACTTCACGACCAGGTGTTGATCTGCAAACGTCCTCATCAACCGTTTACTGCGGATGCACACGAATCCCTCGCCACAATACTCAGGAAACTCTACCACATTAATCGTTTCGTTTCTGCAGAGTTCCTGAAGTGTGAAAAACACCCGATGGCTGTATTCGTGGTTCGCCGAAAAACAACCCCCTTGTTTTTCGGCGGGCATTGGAAGCGTCTCAACAACATGGAGATTTTCTGGAAGTTTGTGGTGATTGGAAGCATTCACACAATCCGTAAGGAGGAATACCTTGTGCCCCCTTTCCAGCATCGCTCGACAAGCATTTGCGACGTAGGTTCCAATTCCGCCACCCGTAATGGGTCCAAACTCACGGCTAACGTAGACAATATTCATTTGTTCAAAATCATTGACAATCGCCGAGTTCCAGATCAGCGATTTCCGTCATTTTGGGACAACCTCACGTTACGAATGTCGGGTTGTCCAGCGTAAAGGTCTAACATGAGATTCTCGCCCGTTTCCAGGTTCGAAATTGTCACCTGACCACTGAAGCGGTGTTCCAAAAACCGAATGGCTGTGCCATGAGGCAGACAAATATCGAGTGGGGTCGCACCGGTTCCTACGAGTGCAAATCCTCGTGGTGATCCTTCACTTTCTACCATTTTCCATCCTGAAGGTAACAATACCTCAAGGGACCG encodes the following:
- a CDS encoding glycosyltransferase, whose protein sequence is MNIVYVSREFGPITGGGIGTYVANACRAMLERGHKVFLLTDCVNASNHHKLPENLHVVETLPMPAEKQGGCFSANHEYSHRVFFTLQELCRNETINVVEFPEYCGEGFVCIRSKRLMRTFADQHLVVKCHTPLSLLETINEDREFAAWVVCDMEMEDYCVRNADKVTSPSQSLADYFSDRVGRNDISICPYPLYLDFSEPTLPMAKRDLKTIRFFGSIQVRKGVDVFVRAAVEVLEKRPDLQFELVGVERNAHFFNRTYTEVLQSTIPEKMLNRIQFRGGVPYDQVDRLLSETGIIVLPSRWENWANACLESMSKGCVVLASRSGGMSEMIETDHSGMVIDPKNASALAGLLLELLEDESRLQRISNAAVARARELTHPTTTALRMEANYTAVKERSFSDQNDKPLVSVVIPFFNQATTLSETLESVRSSNYPELEIVVVNDGSTSPAAKRCFDSLEGVVKVEQCNRGLSAARNAGIRASKGKYVLPLDSDDLLHPEYLNKAVTALESCPDLGYVSCYTRNFGAFDTPYYPIGYVSKLMPYLNTSGKCTNLYRRELFNITEGYDECMNSYEDWDFLLTLEDAGVEGDILPEELFYYRRNFASMVFSTANPIRANLIQYMMLKHRKSWASHSEMIALLLVRLWKEAEMREESSNTEEFRVYFGGDDGLSEKGSKEMHYIKFGRVQIECTLPFDPKTHTVRFDFAVSEMRILIHRVWIKDLLSERLLLEFDSEKSWEGLDVAGTAMIESGDDAGSLCIRSTGVDPQVIVQSNLLLGAELQVGFEFEIV